In one window of Agrobacterium larrymoorei DNA:
- a CDS encoding AbrB family transcriptional regulator, with translation MIIKPEFHSFVLTAIIGSLGALIATIIGLPAPFLCGPALAVTMAGFLGLKLSVPTILRNASFVVVGISMGTNITPEVFDAARAWPLSFVAVLLTVVILLYVAYWILRFGFGYDHTTAMLSASPGHLSYIISLTAETKSDLATVSVIQSVRVLALTLAVPLIVEYLELISTEPSALAPPMHPFVLGFTIVASLGLGWLFLRLRFPAALLLGGVAISIGTHVTGMTTGGVPGWMSIPTYVVLGSLIGTRFSRASLRDMRKAFLAGGVVTLAVMLLASIVALLVSNLTGVPLNAVMIAFSPGGLETMAAMAVMMHADSAYVGSHHVLRMLFLSVLMPFVLGKDARQRSD, from the coding sequence ATGATCATCAAGCCGGAATTTCATAGCTTCGTCCTGACCGCAATCATCGGCAGTCTTGGCGCCCTCATTGCGACGATCATTGGCCTTCCCGCTCCATTCCTCTGCGGTCCGGCCCTTGCGGTAACCATGGCCGGTTTTCTGGGCCTCAAGCTCTCCGTACCCACCATCCTGCGAAACGCCAGTTTCGTGGTCGTCGGTATTTCGATGGGCACGAACATCACGCCGGAAGTATTCGATGCCGCCAGAGCCTGGCCACTGAGCTTCGTGGCGGTGCTGCTGACGGTCGTCATATTGCTCTATGTCGCCTACTGGATTCTCCGCTTCGGCTTCGGTTACGACCACACCACTGCCATGCTCAGCGCTTCGCCAGGTCATCTCAGCTACATTATCAGTTTGACGGCGGAGACCAAGAGCGATCTTGCGACGGTCAGCGTCATCCAGAGCGTGCGCGTACTGGCATTGACACTCGCCGTCCCCTTAATCGTGGAATATCTGGAACTGATCAGCACCGAGCCTTCCGCTCTTGCGCCGCCGATGCACCCCTTTGTTCTAGGCTTCACCATTGTCGCATCGCTGGGGCTGGGCTGGCTTTTTCTGCGCCTCCGGTTCCCTGCGGCGCTCCTTCTCGGTGGCGTTGCCATCTCCATTGGAACGCATGTTACTGGAATGACCACCGGCGGCGTTCCCGGCTGGATGAGCATTCCGACCTATGTGGTATTGGGCAGCCTTATCGGCACTCGTTTTTCCCGCGCTTCCCTGCGGGATATGCGAAAAGCTTTTCTGGCAGGCGGCGTCGTCACTTTGGCCGTCATGCTGCTCGCTTCCATCGTTGCCCTCTTGGTCTCAAACCTCACCGGCGTACCGCTGAACGCGGTCATGATCGCGTTTTCTCCGGGAGGGCTGGAAACGATGGCAGCCATGGCCGTCATGATGCATGCCGATTCTGCCTATGTCGGGTCGCACCACGTCCTGCGCATGCTGTTCCTTTCCGTTCTGATGCCCTTCGTTCTTGGAAAGGACGCCCGACAGCGGTCGGATTAA
- the rirA gene encoding iron-responsive transcriptional regulator RirA, protein MRLTKQTNYAVRMLMYCAANHGKLSRIPEIAKAYGVSELFLFKILQPLTKAGLVETVRGRNGGVKLGKPAEKISLFDVVKVTEDSFAMAECFEDGAVECPLVDSCGLNSALRKALNAFFDVLTEYSIDDLVKARPQINFLLGLDEVAPRAQPVAAA, encoded by the coding sequence ATGCGTTTGACCAAACAGACCAATTATGCCGTTCGCATGTTGATGTATTGCGCCGCAAATCACGGCAAGCTCAGCCGCATTCCGGAAATTGCCAAGGCTTATGGCGTTTCCGAGCTTTTCCTTTTCAAGATCCTGCAGCCATTGACGAAGGCCGGTCTGGTCGAGACCGTTCGCGGTCGTAACGGCGGTGTGAAGCTTGGCAAGCCTGCTGAAAAAATCAGCCTGTTCGATGTGGTGAAGGTGACCGAAGACAGCTTTGCCATGGCGGAGTGCTTCGAAGACGGCGCCGTCGAATGCCCTCTGGTCGATAGCTGTGGCCTCAACTCGGCACTTCGCAAGGCGCTTAACGCGTTCTTCGATGTGCTGACGGAATATTCCATTGACGATCTGGTCAAGGCGCGTCCGCAGATCAACTTCCTGCTTGGTCTGGATGAGGTCGCTCCGAGAGCTCAGCCGGTCGCCGCGGCCTGA